The proteins below are encoded in one region of Flavobacterium nackdongense:
- a CDS encoding RagB/SusD family nutrient uptake outer membrane protein, producing the protein MKNKFKLFLSVLFITLLGSSCEDYLDVPPEANLTEKDVFDTYLKFQGFEDQLYLNLVDRNLSSIVVGHNLTGETISKISFSTAVVAAQGDYVGLTSYQRSNFKFFGSNEGIWGSSLKGIRTANIAIENFDLLQNATQAEKDVIKGQAHFFRAYFHFEILSAYGSFPYINTVLDPSGDDLRLPRFYEYKGKFDYQACTEYIVEDLKIAADLLPEKWDNVNNGRITKGTAYAIMAKALLFAGSPLMNEFSRKSATIDPEYMKRAAEAAAEVLKIADKGVYSLVPFDKYKDMFAKTDGLIPYSSETIFQKIRRDSGSGEINTFLGRLYLPDNALFGGNANCEAPTQNFVDIFEMADGTKYKPGTIAEGGYDYDNTKRWNGRDPRFRKNIYVDGDMAGIHPDTRLQLWDQGSPIGRTQADGNQASPYVVHKFWPLGANRKDNGWGTLRLATPLLRLADVYLMYAEAVYNTSKDFNATSSNYSMTALAAINKVRARAGHIQVTNLGVYNNDFNALVRYERDVELCFEGHRWYDMRRWKIKPDATLYRMSFDKNYTNFSRVAIQPFIFLDRNYWMPFPNDLTQSYSAFPQNPGW; encoded by the coding sequence ATGAAAAATAAATTTAAATTATTTTTATCCGTATTATTCATCACTTTGCTAGGATCAAGTTGTGAGGATTATTTAGATGTTCCACCAGAAGCTAATTTAACTGAGAAGGATGTATTTGACACCTATCTTAAATTTCAAGGTTTTGAGGATCAGTTGTATTTAAATCTGGTAGATAGAAATTTATCCTCTATTGTGGTAGGCCATAATTTAACAGGCGAAACGATATCAAAGATAAGTTTTAGTACAGCTGTTGTTGCGGCTCAGGGCGATTATGTTGGTTTAACTTCATACCAACGGTCTAACTTTAAGTTTTTCGGATCTAACGAAGGAATTTGGGGTTCCTCATTAAAAGGAATTAGAACCGCTAATATCGCTATTGAAAACTTCGATTTGTTGCAAAACGCAACCCAAGCCGAAAAGGACGTAATCAAAGGTCAGGCGCATTTTTTTAGAGCTTATTTTCATTTTGAGATATTAAGTGCTTATGGATCGTTTCCTTACATCAATACAGTTTTGGATCCATCTGGTGATGATCTAAGATTGCCACGTTTTTACGAATACAAAGGCAAATTCGATTATCAAGCTTGTACAGAGTATATTGTAGAAGATCTGAAAATTGCTGCCGATTTACTTCCTGAAAAATGGGATAATGTTAATAATGGTAGAATTACAAAAGGTACTGCTTATGCAATAATGGCAAAAGCTTTACTATTTGCGGGAAGTCCATTAATGAATGAGTTTTCTAGAAAATCGGCTACAATTGATCCAGAATATATGAAACGTGCCGCTGAAGCAGCCGCTGAAGTATTGAAAATTGCCGATAAAGGAGTTTACAGCTTAGTTCCTTTTGATAAATACAAAGATATGTTTGCCAAAACGGACGGTCTGATTCCTTATAGCTCTGAAACAATTTTTCAAAAAATCAGAAGAGATAGTGGCTCAGGAGAGATAAACACTTTTCTTGGAAGATTGTATTTGCCAGACAATGCTCTTTTTGGAGGTAATGCTAATTGTGAAGCGCCTACTCAAAACTTTGTTGATATTTTTGAAATGGCCGATGGGACAAAATACAAACCAGGGACTATTGCCGAAGGAGGGTATGACTATGACAACACTAAGCGATGGAATGGAAGAGACCCACGATTTAGAAAAAATATATATGTGGATGGTGATATGGCTGGAATTCACCCTGATACCAGATTGCAACTTTGGGATCAAGGCAGTCCTATAGGAAGAACACAAGCTGATGGAAATCAAGCAAGCCCTTATGTGGTACATAAATTTTGGCCTTTGGGAGCTAACAGAAAAGATAACGGCTGGGGTACTTTACGATTGGCAACTCCATTATTGAGATTAGCTGATGTCTATTTAATGTATGCAGAAGCTGTTTATAATACTTCTAAAGATTTCAATGCTACCTCTTCCAACTATTCTATGACCGCTTTGGCTGCCATAAATAAAGTTAGAGCTAGAGCAGGACATATTCAAGTTACTAATTTAGGAGTTTATAATAACGACTTCAATGCTTTGGTAAGATACGAAAGAGATGTGGAGCTTTGTTTTGAAGGTCACAGATGGTACGATATGAGAAGATGGAAAATCAAGCCAGATGCCACATTGTACAGAATGAGTTTTGACAAAAACTATACTAATTTTAGTAGAGTAGCCATACAACCATTTATTTTTCTAGACAGAAATTATTGGATGCCATTTCCAAATGACTTGACTCAATCATACAGTGCTTTCCCACAAAATCCAGGATGGTAA